The proteins below come from a single Tigriopus californicus strain San Diego chromosome 3, Tcal_SD_v2.1, whole genome shotgun sequence genomic window:
- the LOC131877398 gene encoding uncharacterized protein LOC131877398, producing MALSTTSFLPCVLYLCLICLTTSMVGAGLPPRDKVDPNSSRYTIGSALTYLGKAVLTNALLGGRGFSILDDLQSASIQDSTDCVKRLICELKSKPRLDWDEELIMRTIPPNLDYASPIIQFQLAADLGQRNPQQCSVVYSRCSFNGIDIMKLMRQRGTSLDIPTSDEYDCTVLFLWNKKWSLNNSTDNEDGNETED from the exons ATGGCGTTGTCTACAACGAGCTTCTTGCCTTGTGTGCTTTACTTGTGTTTAATTTGTTTAACCACATCAATGGTTGGGGCTGGATTGCCTCCTAGGGACAAGGTCGATCCAAACTCATCCAGGTATACCATTGGTTCCGCTTTAACGTATCTGGGCAAAGCTGTTCTCACTAACGCTCTCCTCGGAG GACGAGGTTTTTCAATATTAGACGACCTTCAATCCGCGAGCATTCAAGACTCAACAGATTGTGTGAAGCGTCTAATTTGCGAGCTGAAATCAAAACCTCGATTGGATTGGGACGAAGAGCTCATCATGCGAACTATCCCACCCAACCTGGACTACGCATCTCCTATCATTCAGTTCCAATTGGCGGCTGATCTGGGTCAAAGGAATCCCCAGCAATGCAGTGTGGTCTACAGTCGTTGCTCTTTCAATGGGATCGACATCATGAAGCTCATGCGACAACGGGGAACGAGTTTGGATATCCCAACCAGCGATGAATACGATTGCACGGTACTGTTCTTATGGAACAAGAAATGGAGTCTCAATAACTCCACCGATAACGAGGACGGGAACGAGACCGAAGATTAG
- the LOC131877396 gene encoding ATP synthase subunit b, mitochondrial-like, whose translation MLSRLAITAGSRNSGSFIWGRSSAALSTAQPLSNNAPVIIQESPERDLVNFPRRQRPIDAPPVRLGFLPEEWFTAFHAKTGATGPYMFMASVGTYMISKEIYVLEHEFYSGIAFAGLLMYMYKRLSPDVGTYVDGLVQAKEDQLRSIRQNEIDRCQASITEEEKAQWMATSYESLIQAKKDNVALQLEAAYRERLAEAYSQVKRRLDFQMERVNVLRRVEQKHMTNWIINSVKTSITSKQEDEALKQCVADLKALAAK comes from the exons ATGCTCTCTCGTTTGGCCATCACCGCCG GTTCCCGGAATTCGGGCAGTTTTATTTGGGGTCGCTCGTCCGCGGCCTTGTCCACGGCTCAGCCCTTGTCCAACAACGCTCCGGTCATCATTCAAGAGAGTCCTGAACGGGATTTGGTCAATTTCCCGCGTCGCCAACGGCCTATTGATGCGCCCCCCGTGCGATTAGGCTTCCTGCCCGAGGAATGGTTCACGGCTTTCCACGCCAAAACCGGAGCCACGG GTCCCTATATGTTCATGGCTTCCGTGGGAACTTATATGATCTCCAAGGAAATCTACGTGCTTGAACACGAGTTCTACTCGGGCATTGCCTTTGCTGGCTTGTTGATGTACATGTACAAGCGTCTGAGTCCCGATGTCGGTACTTATGTGGATGGACTGGTCCAGGCTAAGGAGGACCAACTGAGGTCCATCAGACAAAACGAGATTGACAG ATGTCAAGCCTCTATTACGGAAGAGGAGAAGGCCCAATGGATGGCCACGTCCTACGAGTCTCTGATCCAAGCCAAGAAGGATAACGTGGCCCTTCAACTGGAGGCTGCTTACCGAGAACGCTTGGCTGAAGCCTACTCACAG GTGAAACGCCGCTTGGACTTCCAAATGGAACGCGTGAACGTTCTCCGTCGAGTGGAACAGAAGCACATGACCAACTGGATCATCAACTCGGTCAAGACCTCGATCACCTCTAAGCAAGAGGATGAAGCCCTTAAGCAATGTGTGGCTGATCTCAAGGCCTTGGCTGCCAAGTAA
- the LOC131877389 gene encoding notchless protein homolog 1-like: protein MSVTSSPDQDTPPPDKKSKMDTQLVTVQFETETGDRPFPPLSVPVDITPDKLQLLLHTLLKADNADEEDLDRPFAFFLQDREIQDDLAECMQWMLINQERTVPVIFKPQSIFKVRPVTRCTSSMPGHTQPVVVALFSPDGRYLASGSGDNTVRFWDISTETPRFEGKAHRQYVLALAWSPDGSRLASGDKLGHVVIWDPETGQQIGRTLSGHKQFITGLAWQPLHLTKDGECRLLASSSKDGDVRIWDTITSKFVLALTSHTQSVTCLRWGGTDLIYSASQDRTIKVWRAQDGVLCRTLQGHGHWVNVLALNTDYVMRTGAFEPAQAQIVNNISSFSGPEKKDIALKRYQEVLSRVKGGDELMVSGSDDFTMFLWNPSKEKQSLARMTGHQQLVNDVKFSPDCRIVASASFDKAVRLWDGTTGKYLAVLRGHVQAVYQLAWSADSRLLVSGSADSTIKLWTAQVKGGYDKTKFLTVDLPGHGDEIYAVDWSPDGQRVVSGGKDTLLRIWRK, encoded by the exons ATGAGTGTAACCTCGAGCCCAGACCAGGACACGCCCCCGCCGGATAAGAAATCCAAAATGGACACGCAACTCGTGACAGTTCAATTTGAGACTGAGACAG GCGATCGTCCTTTTCCGCCCTTATCGGTGCCCGTGGACATTACACCCGACAAACTCCAATTGCTGCTACACACGCTCCTCAAGGCCGACAATGCGGATGAAGAGGATCTAGATCGACCTTTTGCCTTCTTTCTCCAGGATCGAGAGATCCAAGACGATTTGGCCGAGTGCATGCAATGGATGCTCATCAATCAGGAGCGAACCGTGCCCGTTATCTTCAAGCCCCAATCCATATTCAA AGTCCGCCCAGTGACGCGATGTACCAGTTCCATGCCAGGTCACACCCAACCCGTTGTGGTAGCTCTTTTTTCGCCCGATGGACGATATCTGGCCTCAGGATCGGGTGATAACACAGTTCGGTTTTGGGATATCTCCACGGAAACGCCGCGATTCGAAGGCAAAGCTCATCGTCAATACgttttggccttggcttggTCCCCCGATGGATCCAGACTTGCTTCAG GCGACAAACTAGGTCACGTGGTGATTTGGGATCCCGAGACCGGTCAACAAATCGGTCGAACCTTGTCCGGTCATAAGCAGTTCATTACGGGCTTAGCTTGGCAACCGCTTCATCTAACGAAAGACGGCGAGTGCCGTTTATTAGCCAGTTCATCCAAGGACGGGGATGTCCGCATTTGGGACACCATTACctccaaatttgttttggccCTCACCTCACACACCCAATCGGTGACTTGTCTTCGGTGGGGCGGGACTGACCTGATTTATTCCGCCTCCCAAGACCGCACTATTAAGGTGTGGCGTGCCCAAGATGGCGTGCTTTGTCGCACTTTGCAAGGCCACGGACATTGGGTCAATGTCCTGGCCTTGAACACGGATTACGTCATGCGGACAGGTGCCTTTGAGCCAGCCCAAGCCCAGATTGTGAACAATATCTCTTCGTTCAGCGGTCCGGAGAAGAAGGACATCGCTCTCAAACGCTACCAAGAGGTGTTGAGTCGCGTGAAAGGGGGCGATGAGCTCATGGTGTCGGGCTCCGATGATTTCACCATGTTCTTGTGGAACCCTTCGAAGGAGAAGCAGTCGCTCGCCCGAATGACCGGCCATCAGCAGTTGGTCAATGATGTCAAGTTCTCCCCTGATTGCCGAATCGTTGCCTCGGCTTCGTTCGACAAAGCCGTTCGATTATGGGATGGCACCACGGGCAAATATCTAGCCGTACTCCGTGGTCACGTTCAAGCCGTGTACCAACTGGCTTGGTCAGCCGATAGTCGTCTATTGGTCTCGGGCTCGGCCGATTCAACGATCAAGCTCTGGACCGCCCAAGTCAAAGGCGGCTATGACAAGACCAAATTTCTAACTGTAGATTTACCAGGTCACGGAGATGAGATCTATGCCGTGGATTGGTCACCGGATGGTCAACGCGTGGTTTCCGGAGGCAAAGATACTTTGTTAAGAATATGGAGgaaatga
- the LOC131877388 gene encoding protein LMBR1L-like codes for MDALLRDDPFYNPDQVHSPYEEEFNKGIREITILVLTGLGLYLGSYYFLNLWRQKRDTEEEFLPYSWEDDMVYKVSFCFCVFSLAVSVGAALLLPISTISNEILLHYPKSWYIKWLNSSLIQGIWNLIFILSNLSLFGLLPFAYLFCESEGLAFFGNKRGLLARAKETIVTLILLSLTVLGMMYVIAALVDHDRDSMDRILNVYSYLPFLYSCVSFLGVIMLLICTPLGFARLFTVVGDLVVRPTFMRNQDDDYFATKFEEESLKAKVANCKDKNFLQITPITNEERRRLRGDEIFAHFQKSLDEVTARRIQLERARNTPSWRRILGYPLVMMFVFALTTISLICVISNVGQIITGFRSLPVKPMKAPNVVLGSTSLSALGVFGVIIEVILIFYLMVTSLIGLYIIPPIGKIRPRREDTSLTRLILNCGLYVILSSALPLLSKILGITNFDLLGSFGEVKWLGNIYIVLFYNAVFAGTASFCLFNKFTARVRQEILRRIHLYLSTIFKRNIDAKFVASISPVTAGSSSPTSLKAE; via the exons ATGGATGCCTTACTTCGCGATGACCCCTTCTACAATCCGGACCAAGTTCATAGCCCCTATGAAGAAGAGTTCAATAAAGGGATCCGAGAGATCACG ATTCTAGTGTTAACGGGTCTGGGCTTGTATTTGGGCTCGTATTACTTCCTGAATTTGTGGCGACAAAAGCGAGACACGGAAGAGGAGTTTCTGCCCTATTCATGGGAGGATGACATGGTCTACAaggtttcattttgtttttgcgtCTTCTCCTTGGCCGTATCCGTGGGTGCGGCTCTGCTTCTGCCCATCTCcaccatttcaaatgaaatcttgTTGCACTACCCCAAATCGTGGTACATCAAGTGGCTCAATAGCTCCTTGATCCAGG GGATTTGGAACTTGATCTTTATCTTGTCCAACTTGTCGTTATTTGGTTTGCTCCCGTTTGCCTATTTATTCTGTGAATCTGAAGGATTGGCTTTTTTTGGGAACAAGAGA GGCCTTTTAGCGCGAGCCAAGGAGACGATTGTGACCTTGATTCTGTTGTCGTTGACGGTCTTGGGCATGATGTATGTGATTGCCGCCCTCGTGGATCATGATCGCGACTCTATGGATCGCATTCTTA ATGTCTATAGTTATCTACCGTTCCTCTACTCTTGTGTGTCATTTCTGGGTGTGATCATGCTCTTAATATGTACACCCTTGGGGTTTGCTCGCCTTTTCACGGTAGTGGGTGACTTGGTGGTTCGACCCACGTTCATGAGAAATCAAGATGACGACTACTTTGCGACCAAATTCGAGGAAGAATCGCTCAAAGCCAAGGTGGCAAATTGTAAAGACAAGAACTTCTTGCAAATCACTCCCATTACCAACGAGGAGAGAAGGCGTTTAAGAGGGGACGAAATTTTTGCTCACTTCCAAAAGAGCTTGGATGAGGTCACGGCCCGTCGAATTCAACTAGAACGGGCAAGAAACACGCCCAGTTGGCGGAGAATATTGGGCTACCCGTTGGTCATGATGTTTGTGTTTGCCCTGACTACCATTTCCCTGATTTGCGTCATTTCCAATGTGGGTCAAATCATTACCGGCTTCAGATCCCTTCCCGTCAAACCAATGAAAGCG CCTAATGTGGTTCTGGGTTCAACTTCTTTGTCCGCATTGGGCGTCTTTGGAGTGATCATCGAGGTCATATTGATCTTCTATTTGATGGTGACCTCGCTGATTGGCTTGTATATTATTCCTCCTATTGGGAAGATCCGCCCACGACGGGAAGATACTTCGCTAACCCGATTAATTCTCAATTGTGGATTGTATGTGATCCTCAGTTCGGCATTGCCGTTGTTATCAAAAATATTAG GTATAACCAATTTCGATTTATTGGGCTCTTTTGGAGAGGTCAAATGGCTCGGAAACATTTATATCGTTTTATTTTACAACGCTGTGTTTGCTGGGACAGCCTCGTTTTGCTTATTCAACAAATTTACAGCTCGAGTCCGTCAAGAAATCTTGAGGAG GATACATTTGTACTTATCAACAATATTCAAGCGGAACATCGACGCCAAATTTGTGGCCTCAATATCACCCGTCACCGCTGGATCCAGCAGTCCCACAAGCTTAAAGGCCGAATAG
- the LOC131877395 gene encoding tRNA-dihydrouridine(20a/20b) synthase [NAD(P)+]-like, with the protein MEVFESQTDRCVYICAPMVRYSKLAFRQLVRDYGVDLAFTPMLLADSFSRSARARDVEFTTNAQDRPLIVQFAANQVDDFVAAASLVRPFCDGVDLNCGCPQGWALKEGIGACLIHKPEFVADLIRQTRARNPDLPVSVKIRIHKDTRQTVDFCRQMEAAGAAFITIHGRTREQRCQPVNLDVIRDVKQSLRVPVIANGDVKSLADAQRIREYTGINGVMTARGILENPAMFHGHLETPAECVQDWIRLSLGTGTPFPCFHHHLSYMCDRAFSRYDRRIFNTLSSTSAVIDFLRNKYDLAL; encoded by the coding sequence ATGGAAGTCTTTGAAAGTCAGACTGACCGTTGCGTGTACATTTGCGCGCCCATGGTGCGCTATTCCAAATTGGCCTTTCGTCAATTGGTTCGAGATTATGGCGTGGATTTGGCCTTTACGCCCATGCTGCTGGCCGATTCGTTCAGTCGATCGGCTCGAGCTCGAGATGTGGAGTTTACCACCAATGCTCAAGACCGGCCTTTGATCGTACAGTTTGCCGCCAATCAGGTGGACGACTTTGTGGCCGCTGCGTCCTTAGTGCGACCTTTTTGCGATGGGGTAGATCTGAATTGCGGGTGTCCGCAAGGCTGGGCCTTAAAAGAAGGCATTGGCGCGTGTTTGATTCACAAACCTGAATTTGTGGCCGATTTAATTCGTCAAACGCGGGCCCGCAATCCGGACCTGCCCGTGTCGGTGAAGATTCGCATTCATAAGGATACCCGACAGACAGTGGACTTTTGCCGGCAAATGGAGGCGGCGGGTGCGGCATTCATTACCATTCACGGGCGTACCCGTGAACAGCGGTGTCAGCCCGTAAATTTGGACGTGATTCGCGATGTTAAACAGTCGCTGCGAGTGCCCGTGATTGCCAATGGCGATGTGAAGAGCTTGGCAGATGCTCAACGAATTCGGGAATACACGGGCATAAACGGAGTCATGACGGCCCGTGGCATCCTAGAGAACCCGGCCATGTTCCACGGGCACCTGGAGACACCCGCTGAGTGCGTCCAAGACTGGATTCGTCTTTCGTTAGGCACTGGCACGCCCTTCCCATGTTTTCATCACCATTTGTCCTATATGTGTGATCGGGCGTTTTCGCGATATGATCGTCGCATATTCAATACGCTGAGCTCAACAAGTGCCGTGATCGACTTCTTACGAAATAAATACGATTTAGCACTCTGA
- the LOC131877386 gene encoding uncharacterized protein LOC131877386: MNGFKLALTVFGLALLQSGCEADANFFFPNARSPKGRMARATAVPVPAEEGEQSNMLPQLQIDTAEEDETAILKSLIDSVLYDDDSIIIESPSQGEPIMLQASEKVGYQEEDPNKKPDSPIFHIHKAVDPDDYIRKHAYERHHVPRNVEGRQGLPDFGSQMQASLENDPEVKFGSLLPQLAEFANPEPPAMNLLQLRQAETTTDNEASLTSLDDNSSDDEIRCIPKVMQVEETVYDRAIKCQHSYQEKCHMTYITDYRSTTEEKCQTTFKKNCHITFKPMPLNETVNVCHTPVVRKCGSEPVGPEICSTHYETNCETQYKTYEVEQDEPVCRMEVMTKCENVTLPFPNDPSVPRNGRQDDGDANPDESTPAPTPELVTLDPDNAPDTQSDTQSDTQNGPQGITVDQRCEEWPVQKCTLEKKTVKKVHPDTQCRKIPREVCVPNNCALVQADEICRDEVRMQVQNVPEEECELQPEENCHMEAVLVPRLVPQNNCVKVPKEICVNTKKNPRRVKKPVIKEWCYRPKDILENPGVLPAGIFEADNTDGTNNNVNF; encoded by the exons ATG AATGGTTTCAAGTTGGCGTTGACAGTCTTTGGACTAGCCCTACTCCAATCCGGATGCGAGGCAGATGCCAACTTCTTTTTCCCCAATGCTCGATCTCCCAAAGGTCGAATGGCTCGTGCCACAGCTGTTCCCGTTCCTGCAGAAGAAGGCGAACAGAGCAACATGTTGCCACAGCTTCAGATTGACACGGCAGAAGAGGATGAGACAGCCATTCTGAAATCCCTCATCGACTCTGTTCTGTATGATGATGACTCGATCATAATTGAATCACCATCGCAGGGAGAACCTATCATGTTACAAGCATCGGAGAAGGTTGGCTATCAGGAGGAGGACCCTAACAAGAAGCCAGATTCGCCCATTTTCCACATTCACAAGGCTGTCGACCCCGACGATTACATTCGCAAGCATGCCTATGAGCGACATCATGTTCCAAGAAATGTGGAGGGACGACAAGGCTTGCCTGATTTTGGATCTCAGATGCAAGCGAGTTTGGAAAACGATCCCGAGGTCAAGTTTGGGTCACTGTTGCCTCAATTGGCTGAATTTGCCAACCCCGAGCCTCCAGCGAtgaatttgcttcaattaAGACAAGCCGAGACTACCACTGATAACGAGGCGTCACTCACATCTCTGGACGACAATTCTTCCGACGATGAGATTCGTTGCATTCCCAAAGTGATGCAG GTCGAAGAGACAGTTTATGACCGGGCCATCAAATGTCAGCACAGCTACCAAGAGAAATGTCACATGACCTACATCACAGACTACCGTTCGACCACTGAGGAGAAATGCCAGACCacattcaaaaagaattgccaTATCACATTCAAACCCATG CCCCTCAATGAAACCGTGAATGTTTGCCACACTCCTGTTGTCCGAAAGTGCGGCTCTGAGCCCGTAGGCCCAGAAATTTGCAGTACCCACTACGAGACGAATTGCGAGACTCAATACAAGACCTATGAAGTGGAACAAGACGAACCCGTGTGTCGCATGGAAGTCATGACAAAGTGCGAAAACGTGACCT TGCCATTCCCCAATGATCCGTCCGTTCCCCGAAATGGCCGTCAAGATGATGGAGATGCCAACCCCGACGAATCTACCCCCGCTCCAACTCCCGAACTCGTCACCCTGGACCCCGACAATGCTCCCGATACTCAAAGCGATACTCAAAGCGATACTCAAAATGGTCCTCAAGGCATCACC GTTGACCAAAGATGCGAGGAATGGCCAGTTCAAAAATGTACCCTTGAGAAGAAGACCGTGAAGAAGGTGCATCCCGACACTCAATGCCGAAAGATCCCTCGGGAGGTGTGTGTGCCCAATAACTGTGCTTTGGTTCAAGCCGACGAGATTTGCCGTGATGAGGTCCGAATGCAAGTCCAAAATGTTCCTGAGGAGGAATGCGAGCTCCAACCCGAGGAGAACTGCCACATGGAAGCCGTTTTGGTGCCAAG ATTGGTGCCCCAAAACAATTGCGTCAAGGTCCCCAAGGAGATATGCGTGAACACCAAGAAGAATCCACGACGAGTGAAGAAGCCTGTGATCAAGGAGTGGTGCTACAGACCCAAGGATATCCTCGAAAACCCCGGAGTTCTTCCCGCCGGAATTTTCGAAGCGGACAATACCGATGGCACCAACAATAATGTCAACTTCTAG